The following are encoded together in the Methylomonas methanica MC09 genome:
- the aat gene encoding leucyl/phenylalanyl-tRNA--protein transferase, which translates to MQLSVLDALNPNQAFPSLDKALGEPNGLIAVGGCLSPQRILNAYRNGIFPWFNPGEPILWWSPDPRLVLFPDKLQVSRSLRKTLRKQLFEIRYDSAFEQVIIACAAPRGDQGGTWITEDMKRAYLQLHKLGIAHSVEAWQDQQLVGGLYGIGIGRVFFGESMFHRKTDASKVVFAHLVRQLTDWHYQLIDCQVSSEHLFSLGAEEVPRTVFADLLNRLCELQPDPDAWRR; encoded by the coding sequence ATGCAACTCTCCGTTCTCGACGCTCTTAACCCCAATCAAGCTTTTCCATCACTCGACAAGGCACTGGGCGAACCCAACGGCTTAATTGCCGTGGGCGGCTGTTTGTCGCCGCAACGCATCCTCAACGCCTACCGAAACGGCATTTTCCCTTGGTTTAACCCAGGCGAACCGATTCTGTGGTGGTCGCCCGATCCGCGACTGGTCCTGTTTCCAGACAAACTCCAGGTTTCCCGCAGTTTACGTAAAACCTTACGCAAACAGCTATTCGAGATTCGCTATGATAGCGCTTTCGAACAAGTCATCATCGCTTGCGCAGCACCGCGCGGCGACCAAGGCGGCACCTGGATTACCGAGGACATGAAACGAGCTTATCTGCAATTGCACAAACTGGGGATTGCCCACAGCGTCGAAGCTTGGCAAGACCAACAACTGGTAGGCGGCTTGTACGGCATCGGCATCGGCCGGGTGTTTTTCGGCGAATCCATGTTCCACCGCAAGACCGATGCGTCCAAAGTGGTATTCGCGCATCTGGTCAGACAATTGACGGATTGGCACTATCAGCTAATCGACTGCCAAGTCAGCAGCGAACACCTGTTTAGCCTGGGCGCGGAAGAGGTCCCGCGCACGGTATTCGCCGACCTGCTAAACCGGCTTTGCGAACTACAGCCCGACCCGGACGCTTGGCGCAGATGA
- a CDS encoding DNA translocase FtsK, with translation MVAVVEERTSKGFREIALLGFSCCGLFLLIALLTFDSNDPGWSHSTSFQELNNACGLLGAWLANFVLYFFGLMAYLIPLMVFSFGYMLYAADRIQGNRWLFLARSGGFIATMISGSAIFFLHLHFLRTKVDLPESPGGILGREIGEVLVHLLGNSGSTLLLLAVFMTGVTLLTGLSWLGAMNWVGKFALTAFTVVGRQAIAAPARYRADKPQRPAAVAKKVRPLKTDAVEDEDEAPKKSKLQILKRAPETSMEKPAAAKPQRKKDTKTIEDFGPDIYLNALPPLSLLDKREIKVKRYSKLELEEISRQVEDVLQDYGIAVEVEAVLPGPVITRFELRLAAGVKVSRISTLAKDLARGLSVTSVRIVEVIEGKSVIGLEIPNQEREMVSLRDLLVSDEFERSKSKLSIAMGKDISGTPVVADLGKMPHALVAGTTGSGKSVAINTMILSLLYKSKPDDVRLIMIDPKMLELSVYEGIPHLLTPVVTDMKDAQNALRWAVAEMERRYKLMSKVGVRNLAGYNHAVREAEAAGKPIRDPLFRPETPIPLEDYPMLMTLPSIVIVIDELADMMMVVGKKVEELIARLAQKARAAGIHLVLATQRPSVDVLTGLIKANVPTRISFQVSSRIDSRTIIDQGGAEALLGNGDMLFLPSGTSIPLRAHGAFVDDHEVHRVVEFLKKTGPTNYLDEITQERTDSGDVAGPDGEESESDALYDEAVAFVTDSRKASISSVQRRFKIGYNRAARIIEDMENAGVVSPAETNGSREVLAPPPR, from the coding sequence ATGGTAGCTGTTGTGGAAGAAAGAACTTCGAAAGGTTTTCGAGAAATTGCGTTACTGGGTTTTTCCTGCTGCGGACTGTTTCTGTTAATCGCTTTGTTGACCTTCGATTCCAACGATCCGGGCTGGAGTCACAGCACGTCGTTTCAGGAGCTCAATAATGCCTGTGGGCTGTTGGGCGCATGGCTGGCCAATTTTGTGTTGTATTTCTTTGGTTTAATGGCTTACCTGATTCCGCTGATGGTATTCAGTTTCGGTTACATGTTGTATGCCGCAGACAGAATTCAAGGAAATCGCTGGCTGTTTTTGGCTCGTAGCGGCGGCTTCATCGCCACCATGATTTCCGGTTCGGCCATTTTCTTTCTGCACTTACATTTTTTAAGAACCAAAGTGGATTTGCCGGAAAGTCCGGGCGGTATTTTGGGCAGGGAGATAGGCGAGGTGTTGGTGCATCTGTTGGGTAATTCCGGTTCCACCCTGCTGTTGCTGGCGGTGTTTATGACTGGCGTGACCCTGTTGACGGGTTTGTCCTGGCTGGGTGCCATGAATTGGGTGGGTAAATTTGCCCTGACGGCTTTCACCGTGGTGGGCCGGCAAGCTATCGCCGCGCCCGCACGTTACCGGGCGGACAAACCGCAACGGCCGGCCGCAGTCGCTAAAAAAGTTCGTCCACTAAAAACCGACGCCGTTGAGGATGAAGATGAGGCGCCGAAAAAATCCAAGCTGCAAATTCTAAAACGGGCACCCGAGACCAGCATGGAAAAACCGGCTGCCGCTAAGCCGCAGCGTAAGAAAGACACTAAAACCATTGAGGATTTCGGCCCCGATATTTATTTAAATGCCTTGCCGCCCTTGTCGTTGCTGGATAAACGCGAGATCAAAGTCAAACGCTATTCCAAGCTGGAACTGGAAGAAATTTCCAGACAAGTGGAGGATGTGCTACAGGATTACGGTATCGCCGTTGAAGTGGAAGCCGTATTGCCCGGGCCGGTGATTACCCGCTTTGAGTTGCGTTTGGCCGCCGGCGTTAAAGTCAGCCGTATCAGTACCCTGGCCAAGGATTTGGCGCGCGGCTTATCGGTAACCAGCGTGCGTATCGTCGAGGTTATCGAAGGCAAATCGGTTATCGGTCTGGAAATACCCAATCAGGAACGGGAAATGGTCTCGTTGCGCGACCTGTTGGTGTCCGACGAGTTCGAGCGCTCCAAATCCAAACTCAGCATCGCTATGGGTAAGGATATCTCCGGTACCCCGGTGGTGGCGGACTTGGGCAAGATGCCGCATGCGTTGGTGGCGGGTACCACCGGTTCCGGTAAGTCGGTGGCCATCAACACCATGATTTTAAGCTTGCTGTACAAATCCAAACCGGACGATGTGCGCTTGATCATGATCGATCCGAAAATGTTGGAGCTGTCTGTATACGAAGGCATTCCGCATCTGTTGACGCCGGTCGTGACCGACATGAAGGATGCCCAGAATGCTCTGCGTTGGGCGGTGGCGGAAATGGAACGCCGTTATAAACTGATGTCGAAAGTCGGTGTGCGTAATCTGGCTGGGTACAATCACGCGGTTCGCGAGGCGGAAGCTGCCGGTAAGCCGATTCGCGACCCCTTGTTTCGCCCGGAAACCCCGATACCGCTGGAAGACTATCCGATGTTAATGACTTTGCCCAGCATCGTTATCGTCATCGACGAACTGGCCGACATGATGATGGTGGTGGGTAAAAAGGTCGAAGAGCTGATTGCGCGTTTGGCGCAAAAGGCCCGGGCGGCGGGTATCCATTTAGTGCTGGCGACCCAGCGGCCGTCGGTGGATGTGTTGACCGGCTTGATCAAGGCCAACGTACCTACCCGTATTTCCTTTCAGGTGTCTTCGCGCATCGATTCGCGCACCATTATCGACCAGGGCGGAGCCGAAGCATTGTTAGGTAATGGTGACATGTTGTTCCTGCCTTCCGGTACCAGTATCCCATTGCGCGCCCACGGCGCTTTTGTGGACGATCATGAAGTACACCGGGTGGTGGAGTTCCTGAAGAAAACCGGACCGACTAATTATCTGGACGAAATTACCCAGGAACGCACCGATAGCGGTGATGTGGCCGGTCCTGATGGTGAGGAGAGCGAAAGCGATGCCTTGTACGACGAAGCGGTAGCCTTTGTTACCGATTCCAGAAAGGCTTCGATTTCCAGCGTGCAACGCCGCTTTAAAATCGGTTACAACCGGGCGGCGCGCATTATCGAAGACATGGAAAATGCCGGCGTGGTCAGTCCGGCCGAAACCAACGGCTCGCGCGAGGTGTTGGCGCCCCCGCCGCGTTAA
- the cas5c gene encoding type I-C CRISPR-associated protein Cas5c, translated as MAYGIKLHIWGDYACFTRPEMKVERVSYDVITPSAARGILEAIHWKPAIRWVIDKIHVLQPVRFESIRRNEVGSKISAAKIKTAMRNQSTQDLYLVADDAKERQQRASTVLRNVAYIIEAHFELTDLATDEDNEGKHLDIFNRRARKGQCFQQPCMGVREFPAYFALIEPEQSLPESELTPEQLNRDLGWMLHDIDFANGMMPHFFKAELKGGIITVPDFYSEGVKA; from the coding sequence ATGGCTTACGGTATAAAGTTACATATCTGGGGCGATTACGCGTGTTTTACCCGCCCGGAAATGAAAGTGGAACGCGTTTCCTATGATGTCATTACGCCTTCGGCAGCACGGGGTATTCTTGAGGCGATTCACTGGAAACCGGCGATTCGCTGGGTTATCGACAAAATTCATGTTTTACAACCCGTGCGTTTCGAGTCGATACGGCGCAACGAAGTCGGCAGTAAAATTTCCGCGGCTAAAATCAAAACAGCCATGCGCAACCAAAGCACCCAGGATTTATATCTCGTCGCGGACGATGCAAAAGAACGCCAGCAACGCGCTTCAACGGTATTGCGCAATGTCGCTTACATTATCGAAGCTCATTTTGAATTAACCGACTTAGCTACCGACGAAGATAACGAAGGTAAGCATCTGGATATATTCAATCGCAGGGCGCGAAAAGGCCAATGCTTCCAGCAACCTTGTATGGGCGTTCGCGAATTTCCGGCTTATTTTGCGTTGATAGAGCCGGAACAGTCTTTGCCGGAATCGGAATTGACGCCAGAACAACTTAACCGCGATTTAGGTTGGATGCTGCACGATATTGATTTTGCCAACGGAATGATGCCGCATTTTTTCAAAGCCGAACTTAAAGGCGGCATCATCACAGTGCCAGACTTTTATAGCGAAGGGGTGAAAGCATGA
- the cas8c gene encoding type I-C CRISPR-associated protein Cas8c/Csd1, which yields MILSSLAQYYQRLADTPDTLTGFARVPSYGFSDEKISYVLVLSSDGRLLDVQNYMDTSGKKPQPKLVSVPRPEKRTSGIKSNFLWDKTAYVLGIESNKDKATVQQTPWVITQRNFDAFKQLHLTALADVDDAGLQALKIFLQNWQPEQFNQSPCPLEMVDANLVFKLDGEAQFLHQSTAAKNLWAKMVAPEDDVVTACCLVTGENSAIARLHPSIKGVYGGQSSGGSIVSFNADAYTSYGKSQGENAPVSEMAAFAYTTALNYLLRRENNQCVSIGDTSTVFWAVAGDGQTAQQAESLFALMLNMPADDSEQTAQIKPVLDKIAKGRPLNEFAPNLDPETRFFVLGLAPNAARLSIRYWLDTTFGQLANHVSEHFQDLSLNPLPWREPPSVWRLLIQTATQGKSENIPPQLAGELIRAIITGQSYPRMLLAQLIQRIRSDGEISGIRVAMIKAIIQRDFRKGLIQEEVPVSLDLSSTHTAYRLGRLFAVIERIQEAALGRDLNSTVTDKYYGTAATVPFSVFPRLLSGSQNHLTKLRKDKPGYAVNLKKDLAEIIAGIENSFPRHLSVEEQGRFAIGYYHQKQSYFESNKKADTVANESNESIINQG from the coding sequence ATGATACTGAGCTCCCTAGCGCAATATTATCAACGGCTGGCGGACACGCCTGATACGCTTACCGGCTTCGCGCGCGTGCCATCTTATGGATTTAGTGACGAGAAAATCAGTTATGTGTTAGTGCTGTCGAGTGACGGCCGATTGCTTGACGTACAAAATTACATGGACACCAGCGGGAAAAAGCCGCAGCCAAAACTGGTTAGTGTGCCTCGCCCAGAAAAACGAACCTCGGGCATAAAATCGAATTTTTTATGGGATAAAACGGCTTATGTTTTGGGTATTGAAAGCAATAAAGACAAAGCGACAGTCCAGCAGACCCCTTGGGTAATTACGCAAAGAAATTTCGATGCCTTCAAACAACTGCATCTGACTGCGCTTGCCGATGTCGACGATGCCGGATTACAAGCCCTGAAAATATTCTTGCAAAACTGGCAACCGGAGCAGTTTAACCAATCGCCATGCCCGCTTGAGATGGTCGATGCCAATCTGGTTTTTAAGCTGGATGGTGAAGCTCAGTTTCTACATCAAAGCACTGCAGCAAAGAATCTATGGGCGAAAATGGTAGCGCCTGAAGACGATGTCGTTACAGCTTGTTGTCTGGTAACCGGAGAAAACTCAGCTATAGCACGTTTACATCCATCCATAAAAGGCGTTTATGGCGGACAAAGTTCAGGCGGCTCGATTGTTTCCTTTAATGCCGATGCCTATACCTCCTACGGAAAATCGCAGGGCGAGAATGCGCCCGTTTCGGAAATGGCCGCATTTGCTTACACCACGGCTTTAAATTACCTACTCAGGCGTGAGAACAACCAATGCGTATCCATTGGCGATACCAGCACCGTTTTTTGGGCGGTTGCCGGTGACGGGCAAACCGCGCAGCAAGCGGAATCTTTGTTTGCGCTTATGCTGAATATGCCAGCGGACGATAGCGAACAAACGGCGCAAATAAAACCGGTATTGGACAAAATAGCCAAAGGCAGACCTTTAAACGAGTTTGCGCCCAATCTTGATCCCGAAACGCGCTTTTTCGTGCTGGGTTTAGCGCCCAATGCCGCAAGGCTATCGATACGCTACTGGCTGGATACCACCTTTGGACAGTTGGCTAACCATGTCAGCGAACACTTTCAGGATTTATCCTTGAATCCATTGCCCTGGCGCGAACCGCCCTCGGTTTGGCGTTTATTGATACAAACAGCGACGCAAGGCAAAAGTGAAAACATACCACCCCAGTTAGCAGGCGAATTAATACGCGCCATTATTACCGGACAATCCTATCCGCGAATGTTGTTGGCGCAACTGATTCAAAGAATCCGCTCGGATGGCGAAATTAGCGGCATCCGGGTAGCGATGATAAAAGCCATAATTCAACGCGATTTTCGTAAAGGATTAATACAGGAGGAAGTACCCGTGAGTTTAGATTTAAGCAGCACTCATACCGCCTACCGATTGGGAAGGCTTTTTGCCGTCATAGAACGCATTCAGGAAGCGGCTTTAGGGCGCGATTTGAACAGCACGGTCACCGATAAATATTACGGTACTGCTGCGACGGTGCCTTTCTCGGTATTCCCCCGGTTGTTATCAGGCAGCCAGAATCATCTGACGAAGCTGCGCAAGGACAAGCCCGGCTACGCAGTCAATCTGAAAAAAGATTTAGCTGAAATTATTGCCGGCATAGAAAACAGTTTTCCACGGCATTTATCTGTCGAAGAACAAGGGCGCTTTGCCATTGGCTATTACCACCAAAAGCAAAGCTATTTTGAAAGCAATAAAAAAGCCGATACCGTTGCCAACGAATCTAACGAATCAATAATCAACCAAGGATAA
- a CDS encoding arginyltransferase, producing MRTTARPGRLAQMISVPLWLTAEHDCSYLEHKLARSAVVHPDFPLDTLLYSRLIEQGFRRSGDQVYRPYCDDCRACVPSRIPVTAFKANRKQRRCLKRNQHTQVVIKTAEYNERHFDLYRRYQIARHEKTTDDAISREDYLHFLGSNWCDTWFVEFLIEGRLAAVAVVDALDHALSAVYTFFDPEFNDYSPGVFAVLWQIEEARRRKLEFVYLGFWIEDCRKMRYKNQYQPLQGLIADQWQNIHFQQTHEE from the coding sequence TTGCGAACTACAGCCCGACCCGGACGCTTGGCGCAGATGATTTCCGTGCCGTTGTGGCTTACCGCCGAACACGATTGCAGCTATCTGGAGCATAAATTGGCCCGTTCGGCCGTCGTGCATCCCGACTTCCCGCTGGACACCCTACTCTACTCGCGCCTGATCGAACAAGGTTTCCGCCGCAGCGGCGATCAAGTCTACCGGCCCTACTGTGATGATTGCCGGGCCTGCGTACCCAGCCGAATTCCGGTCACCGCTTTTAAGGCCAACCGCAAACAACGCCGTTGCCTGAAACGTAATCAACATACCCAGGTAGTGATTAAGACCGCCGAATACAACGAACGCCATTTCGACCTGTACCGGCGTTACCAAATTGCCCGCCATGAAAAAACTACGGACGATGCCATCAGCCGCGAGGATTACCTGCATTTTCTGGGCAGCAATTGGTGCGATACCTGGTTTGTGGAATTTCTGATCGAAGGCCGGCTGGCCGCCGTCGCCGTGGTCGATGCACTGGATCACGCGCTGTCGGCCGTGTATACCTTCTTCGACCCCGAGTTCAACGACTACAGCCCCGGCGTGTTTGCGGTTTTATGGCAAATCGAAGAAGCCCGCCGGCGAAAACTCGAATTCGTTTATCTGGGCTTTTGGATAGAAGATTGTCGTAAAATGCGCTACAAAAATCAGTACCAACCACTCCAGGGCTTGATAGCCGACCAGTGGCAAAACATCCACTTTCAACAGACTCACGAGGAATAA
- the trxB gene encoding thioredoxin-disulfide reductase has product MADAKHCKLLILGSGPAGYTAAVYAARANLSPVMITGMQQGGQLTTTTEVDNWPGDVDGVQGPELMDRMLRHAERFNTEVIFDHIHTADLSKRPFTLTGDSGVYTCDALIIATGASAKYLGLPSEEDFKGRGVSACATCDGFFYRNKPVAVIGGGNTAVEEALYLANIASEVVVVHRRDKFRSEKILSDKLLEKANSGNVRIEWNHNLDEVLGDDMGVTGIRIKNSQDGSTKDIDVHGVFIAIGHTPNTDIFTGQLDMQHGYIVVNSGIQGNATATSVPGVFAAGDVMDSVYKQAITSAGAGCMAALDAEKFLDELTG; this is encoded by the coding sequence ATGGCTGACGCAAAACACTGCAAACTGTTAATTTTAGGTTCCGGCCCGGCCGGTTACACCGCCGCCGTTTACGCCGCGCGCGCCAATCTGAGTCCGGTGATGATTACCGGCATGCAACAAGGCGGACAATTGACCACCACCACCGAAGTGGACAACTGGCCCGGCGATGTCGACGGCGTACAAGGCCCCGAGTTAATGGACAGAATGCTGCGCCACGCGGAACGCTTCAATACCGAGGTTATTTTCGACCACATTCACACTGCCGACCTGTCCAAACGCCCGTTCACACTGACCGGCGACAGCGGTGTATATACCTGCGATGCCTTAATCATCGCCACAGGCGCGTCCGCCAAATACCTGGGCCTGCCGTCCGAAGAAGACTTTAAAGGCCGGGGCGTCTCCGCCTGCGCCACCTGCGACGGTTTCTTCTACCGCAATAAACCGGTGGCCGTGATCGGCGGCGGCAACACCGCCGTTGAAGAGGCCTTGTATTTGGCCAATATCGCCTCCGAGGTTGTAGTGGTACACCGCCGGGATAAGTTCCGCTCCGAGAAAATCCTGTCCGACAAACTGCTGGAAAAAGCCAATTCCGGCAATGTTCGCATCGAATGGAACCACAATCTGGACGAAGTATTGGGCGACGATATGGGCGTGACCGGTATTCGCATCAAAAACAGTCAGGACGGTTCGACCAAGGATATCGACGTACACGGGGTATTTATCGCCATCGGCCACACCCCCAATACCGATATTTTCACCGGCCAACTGGACATGCAACACGGCTATATCGTCGTCAACAGCGGTATCCAAGGCAACGCCACCGCCACCAGCGTACCCGGCGTATTCGCCGCCGGCGATGTCATGGATTCTGTTTACAAACAAGCCATCACCTCGGCGGGCGCCGGTTGCATGGCCGCATTGGACGCGGAAAAATTCCTGGACGAACTGACCGGTTAA
- a CDS encoding CRISPR-associated helicase/endonuclease Cas3 yields MPTQHLNQTVYYAHSGALEDLSDGQTLFDHLSEVSEIARQNAQWFGAEELAMYAGLLHDLGKYCPQFLRRLQGGKIRVDHATAGAKIANERWQQMGKLLAYCIAGHHAGLANGIDEGQQRSTLDERFKLKFGEDIPHLDPVWQQEIKLPTHLTPPALKLHKIWPGFQLAFFTRMIFSCLIDADRRDTNNYYRRLEGKGNAESNYPPLSALRVRFNTKLEKIQQNLATQPPKSINQLRQRILDRSRKQAELRPGLFSLTVPTGGGKTYTSMAFALDHAIAQQLRRIIYVIPFTSIIEQNAKVFREAFGDLADAVIEHHSAFDDTKLPNNDARDTLKLAMESWDAPVIVTTAVQFFESLFADRPSQCRKLHNIAGSMIILDEAQTLPLKLLRPIMAAIDELALNYRCSVVLCTATQPALKKAEGFINGFEDVREISPDPLALFTELERVTVKNIGEHTDEHLLTHLQEKEQVLIIVNNRRHARSLYDGMKKLKLVGATHLTTLMCAKHRSQILEKVREDLLQGKPCRLVSTSLIEAGVDVDFPCVLRAEAGLDSIAQAAGRCNREGKREPKDSEVLIFQSPDWRAPPELEQLAGNMREVMRNHSGNLLSPSALTSYFNAVYWSKGDELDKRKILETHNNHCRQLSFPFQNIARDFRMIETMLKPVIIEFDDEAERLLRDLEFAENASSIARRLQVYLVQMPEHGFKELLKVGAIKPIKPEKFGDQFWRLTDPDLYDGGAGLSWDNPVFMEAEKTIM; encoded by the coding sequence ATGCCAACACAACATTTGAATCAAACGGTCTACTATGCCCACTCAGGCGCTCTTGAAGATTTATCCGATGGCCAAACCTTATTTGATCACCTGAGCGAAGTAAGTGAAATTGCCCGGCAAAACGCGCAGTGGTTCGGGGCTGAAGAGTTAGCCATGTATGCCGGCTTACTTCATGATCTTGGCAAATATTGCCCTCAGTTTTTGAGGCGTCTACAAGGCGGAAAAATCAGGGTAGACCATGCCACTGCCGGGGCAAAGATAGCTAATGAGCGCTGGCAACAAATGGGAAAATTGCTTGCCTATTGCATCGCTGGACATCATGCCGGTTTAGCAAATGGCATTGATGAAGGACAGCAGCGTTCAACACTGGATGAGCGTTTTAAGCTTAAGTTTGGTGAAGATATTCCTCATCTTGATCCGGTATGGCAGCAGGAAATAAAACTGCCTACGCACTTAACGCCACCAGCATTAAAACTCCACAAGATTTGGCCCGGCTTTCAATTGGCTTTTTTTACCCGCATGATTTTTTCATGCTTGATTGATGCGGACAGAAGGGACACCAACAACTATTACCGTCGATTGGAAGGGAAAGGAAATGCTGAATCTAACTATCCGCCGCTGTCGGCTTTGCGCGTGCGGTTCAATACAAAATTAGAAAAAATTCAGCAGAACTTGGCAACACAACCGCCGAAAAGCATTAATCAACTCCGGCAACGCATACTTGACCGCAGTCGTAAACAAGCGGAATTACGTCCCGGCTTATTTTCTCTCACCGTACCGACCGGAGGCGGAAAAACTTATACATCAATGGCCTTTGCATTGGACCATGCGATTGCCCAACAATTGCGGCGGATAATTTACGTCATTCCGTTTACCAGCATTATTGAACAGAACGCCAAAGTCTTCCGCGAAGCGTTTGGCGACTTGGCTGATGCGGTCATAGAGCATCACAGCGCTTTTGACGATACCAAACTGCCGAATAACGACGCTCGCGACACCTTGAAACTAGCCATGGAAAGCTGGGATGCGCCCGTTATTGTTACTACCGCCGTGCAATTTTTTGAATCCCTGTTTGCAGACCGGCCTTCGCAATGCCGCAAGTTACACAATATTGCCGGTAGCATGATTATTCTCGATGAAGCCCAAACCTTGCCGCTTAAATTGCTGCGGCCAATCATGGCGGCGATTGATGAACTGGCATTGAATTACCGGTGCAGCGTTGTTTTATGTACCGCGACGCAACCTGCGTTAAAAAAAGCGGAGGGTTTCATCAATGGTTTTGAAGATGTCCGTGAGATTTCACCCGATCCGCTCGCGTTGTTTACCGAACTTGAACGGGTAACGGTAAAAAACATCGGCGAGCATACTGACGAGCATCTGCTGACCCATTTACAGGAAAAAGAACAGGTACTCATCATCGTCAACAATCGCCGTCATGCCCGTAGCTTGTATGACGGCATGAAGAAATTGAAGCTGGTGGGTGCGACTCATCTGACTACTTTAATGTGTGCCAAACATCGCTCACAAATTCTGGAAAAAGTGCGGGAAGACTTGCTACAGGGAAAACCCTGTCGTTTGGTTTCAACTTCTCTGATTGAGGCGGGCGTGGATGTTGATTTTCCGTGCGTACTTCGCGCCGAAGCCGGTCTGGATTCCATTGCTCAAGCAGCAGGACGCTGTAACCGTGAAGGCAAGCGCGAGCCTAAAGACAGTGAAGTCTTGATATTTCAAAGCCCCGATTGGCGTGCGCCGCCGGAATTGGAGCAATTGGCCGGCAATATGCGGGAAGTAATGCGCAACCATAGCGGGAACTTGCTATCACCCAGTGCTTTAACCAGCTATTTTAATGCGGTGTACTGGTCTAAAGGCGATGAGTTGGACAAGAGGAAAATTCTGGAAACGCATAACAATCACTGTCGGCAATTGAGTTTTCCTTTTCAGAATATTGCTCGCGACTTTCGCATGATAGAAACCATGCTCAAGCCAGTAATCATTGAATTTGACGACGAAGCGGAAAGACTGCTGCGGGATTTGGAGTTTGCTGAAAATGCAAGCAGCATCGCCCGTCGGTTGCAGGTTTATTTGGTGCAAATGCCTGAGCATGGTTTTAAAGAGCTTTTAAAGGTTGGCGCTATCAAACCCATAAAACCTGAGAAGTTCGGCGATCAGTTTTGGCGTTTAACAGATCCCGATCTCTACGATGGTGGGGCCGGTCTTAGCTGGGACAACCCAGTTTTCATGGAAGCTGAGAAAACAATTATGTGA
- the yeiP gene encoding elongation factor P-like protein EfpL, which yields MPKANELKQGTAIEINGEPYVVKKIDVRNPTSRGATTLYKVRFTHMKTRQKLDETFKSDDMLKAADCSRCNVQFSYQDGDTYHFMNSETYEQYALSAEDLEGQTEYLSDGLEGIILLLMDDAPLGIQLPTTITLQIVETPPAMKGSSATKRTKTARLTTGLEVQIPEYIETGEMIKINTETGEFSSRA from the coding sequence GTGCCCAAAGCCAACGAACTCAAGCAAGGAACCGCCATAGAAATAAACGGCGAGCCGTATGTGGTCAAAAAAATCGACGTGCGCAACCCGACTTCGCGCGGCGCCACCACGCTGTATAAAGTCCGCTTTACCCACATGAAAACCCGCCAAAAGTTGGACGAAACCTTTAAAAGCGACGACATGCTGAAAGCCGCCGATTGCTCGCGCTGCAACGTACAATTTTCCTATCAGGACGGCGACACCTACCATTTCATGAACAGCGAGACCTACGAACAGTACGCGCTGTCCGCCGAAGACCTGGAAGGCCAAACCGAATACCTGTCCGACGGCCTGGAAGGCATTATCCTGCTGCTGATGGACGACGCACCGCTGGGCATCCAATTACCGACCACCATAACCCTGCAAATCGTCGAAACCCCGCCGGCCATGAAAGGCTCCAGCGCCACCAAACGCACCAAAACCGCCCGCTTAACGACCGGCCTGGAAGTGCAAATTCCGGAATACATCGAAACCGGCGAGATGATCAAGATCAATACCGAAACCGGCGAGTTTTCCTCGCGGGCCTGA